Genomic segment of Colletotrichum destructivum chromosome 5, complete sequence:
GCTTCCCAAAGAACTGGCAATTGGTCCAGAGGTCTGAGTCGCTTCCGCCAAGCCCAACGCTGGCGATGGTCTGTTCGAGGGCCTCCCAACCGCCGCCTTCCACGCGATGACGAAAGTAACGCTTGTTTCCCGGATGGTCTATGAATGCCGCGGCGAAGACGTCCAGCACAGCTTCGAGCAGGCCAAACAAtccctccttttcctctttcGTGCGGCGCTGGGGGTTGTAGAAGCCGGAGTAGGATCGCAACACATCGAGGAGACGGTGGAAGCCGTGGAGGTGTCTAAAGTCATCTTGGGGCGAGCTCGGAGGTTCAGGCGCAGCGACATGCTGTCGAATTTGGCGTAGGCTCTTGACAAGTACAGGAAATTCGGGGTAGCCGTCGTTGGTTCGTCTTtgggtgccggcggcgagggtgtcgaggatACCGCGCAGGATTTCGAGAGCTTTCGAGTTGGCGGCGCTGGATGATcgggacgacgccgaggtggaggagcGATAACGCCTCGATACCTGGAGGGTCGACATGGTTTTGTTTTCTGGCTATTTCGACAGTTCCTTCATTCCACAACCTTCAATCCCAGCACCCATCGAGGGTCCAGGCAGCGGTCAAGACTGGTCGGCATCGAAAGTGGGATGCAGCGTGGGGTGGAACGGCAGCTCGCAAGCTTGGGCAGGAATGGGGTGTCAAAGGAATAGGGGAGAAGGGGTGATGTATATTGTCGGTGCAACAAGAAGCTGTGGTCCTGACGATGCTGTTACTTTCGAACGAAGCCAAACCGCTGTACAATGTCCAATAAGGGTACCTCAACACGAGATATTGGTACAAAGATGGTCCTGGGAGCTGTTGCGGGCGTCAGTCAGCCTTGAGCAGTGAAGGTGTGGCTTGAACGGCTCTCAGtggccgcctcgtcgtcgcccagaaAACAGGCAGGAGCGGCGGTCGGTCGTCGCGGCTCCCGCCTGGGGAAGGAGTGGGGTATTGTCTGTGGCGGTGCAAAGTCCCACATATATtctcctttccttttcttgcTCTTGCGGCCGGCTCTATCTCCGATAACTGGAGGACTGCCGTGGCTTCCACTGAACAAGGCAGCAAAGCCCCACCACTGCGAAGCTCGCTGCCCCGTCGCATGCATTCACTATAACGCGGAGACGATGGTGACACGCCTTTCCCCATTCTATTCATGGAACAGCTCATGCTGGCGGGGATCATACCCGGCCCCAGGCCGAGTGAAGCTCAGCATATCACATGTGAGGCAAGATACCGGATGACACTCGCAGCATCTGTATATATGGTGAAATCCGATGGATAGGCTTTGTATGTCTCTCGCTGGTGTCGAGATGGATGCATCAATGCATCAATGACCCATCTGCAATTGTCTGCAGAGACATTCTCCGTGGACCGCCACCCTCTTCTTGCTTGGCTGCATTCCATAGATAAGATACGCTAGCTACCAAGCTACCTAGGCAATCAAGATAGCCAGacagacaagacggccagATGGACCGAGATGCGGGTTGCTACCGGTACCAAGAGTCGACGTGGATAACGCGAGTGGGGGCGCCCATGAAACATGCGTGCTTCATCCCATTCGAGCACGCATCCAGAATCCAGATACTTGCCTGTACGTTGTACTCTGTGCCATGGTTGATAGAGCAGGGCGCCGTTCGGGTCGTCGACTCGGCCCCCGAGCGCAGGAAAGTCGACGCGACTTGTCTTGTTTCTCAGAATGGCGAAATAGCAGTACATTTATGTACTTACTTGGATGCGCGTCGTCTGCGACGGAGGGAACAACACCCTCATTGATGCATGAAACCCACCAACAAAAGCTAGAAGCACATCAGAGGGCGAGAAACACGAATCAGTCAGTAGCGGCCCATCAGTCTTTGTCGCCCCGTTGAGTCAGTGGCCAGCCTTCGGCGCTAGCTACGACAATGCGGCAGCaacagacagagagagtcGGTCAACTGCCCATGTGTCATGACCTCCGTTGACCGGGGCCCGCTTGAGCGATCATCGGCTCACGCGCTGGGCATCCCCTTCGGAGCGAGCGCAGCTGCATCTGGGGAGAAGCTTGGGCGGTATGGGTGGTTTCAGTCTGGGTCCATCCAAGACAACCGAGACACGGGATTCGGTCTGCGCTGGAAGGTTGGAGTGCTCGGTGGTGATAACGGCAGATATCTTTTCCTCGTCGTTGGCTGCAGTATGTTGTGGTCGGTTAATTGGTGGTGtccatggacgacgacgacgacaacgacacgCGTACCCCATGTATCCATGAGGTGGCGCCAAAGGCCCAATCGCCTTTTGGTCCTTTGCCGACAGCACAAGATGGTGTGCTGAGTTGCGGCCTTCGCATTGACAGCAGATTCGCAAGCTCACTCACTGTGCGGGGTGTCTACTAGACTACTACAGAGGCAGGCGTTCCTGAGCCAAAGGACAAGAACAGACCAAAGTCAAGGTTCACAGCATTCGCGACGAATGTTTCTTGCGCTGGCCTACGCCAGCAACTGTCTTCTCGGCGTCATTCGAGAACCTGGATGACTGGTTGGATGGCGGATGTAGGCCGGCTCTGCGTACCAAGCTCTGGCTGACGACTGGCGCATCACATCGGCTGCCTGGCCAGTCTGACACATCTCATTCCCGGCCAGCTCCAACTTCCAACGCCAGACTgcccgacgatgacgggAAGACAGGGAACTGGGGCACGTGCCAGGCACCACACGGGGGGCGTCCTCATCTGACCCGTGGGTCAGGCGTCTGAGCTAGCTTGGATCAGCGTAGCGCTGGTGCTGGGCCTTGTTTCCCCCGCCTCCAGTTCCAGACTGGGAGTCATACAGCTAGCTCTTGAACCACTTCCAGTCGGAGCTTGCTCAAGCAACGGGAAGGATGAATGGCGAACGAAGCATGGCATGGCAGCAGAGGTACCTGGCGGGATGGTTCCAGCAATGCACCAGGGCGACAAACCGCCCGGCGCTCGCGTCACCTCGGAGCAATGAACGAGACCCCCAACGAAGCCCCAGTTGTCCAGTGGCTTTGGGGCCCTGTCTTCCCTTCGCCTTGCATTGAATCCTGGATGGGTCTCCTACAGTTAACTGCATTATTGCTGAGCAAGTTACTTACTTAATTTGGCAGCCAGCTGTACAGGAGGCTAAGAGTAGCCGagacgtcctcgtccatccgAGACCAAGCAGACCTGGGCAGATAGACAACGAGGAAGGTGCAGACATTACAGATAGTTGACGGGGAAATTTATGCGTAGCCGCCAGCACACGATATGCGCAGTCCCCTCCTCTCTGGACGCCGGACGATCGACGGTAGAGCCCAACGGAGCAGCGAAAGCTTCGAGTGTCGAGATAAGACGGGATGGCAGCGCTTGTTAGACTTCAGGGTCCTCCGGATAgatcttcctcgccctccgcTCCGTGAATTGCCCACTGCGCGTTATCGCATGCAGCGCTATGCGGGATATGCGGACTAGGTGGGTGCCAGTGTGGGATGGGAGGGTGGAGAGCTGTTTTGTCCGGTTCAATTGAGACAGGCGGGTGAAGTGAAGTAAGTACAAGGATCGCTGATAGTGCGGTACATGCCGTCGACTTCCCTTGCTAAAGGTTGGTAGGCTGTGCTGGATGGTGTTGGTACCTTGCCTTTGTGTCAGAATAGCCTGTCGCGTTGTTGTGTGGAcagatgatgatggatgacCACACGCAAGGATGATGGCTCAGTCGGTTGATAGAAGGCTGGCAATTGTTGAGTTGCAGTATTCATGTTCTCTGGTAAAAACCCCTTGTCGTAGCCGTGGATTCTAGGACAATTTCAAGGCTATGAGTTTGTAATGGCAAACGGACAACCGACACGCAGGCAGACAGGGAGCGGAGTACTTTGCgcgccccctccctcccatgTTGCGCTCGTGACTGATTGCCTATCGGCCCTGGGTCTTGAGCCTTGCGTATGACGTCGCTTTCTGTGCTCTGACTACGACTCTCAGGGTGGTCTCCGGGTATCCGTGTTTCCTAAATAGGGCCGTTCGAGAGGGAAACAGAACAGAGGGAAACGAAGTGTTAGACTTCACGGCATTGCATCAGACGAGAGGAAACATCGAGAACAGGCAAAGAGGCAGGATGGCAGTATTCTCGATGAAGCTTGGCTGATGAAGCTTCCATTAGAGAGACGGCCGGATTGGCTGTGTACCTGGAAACGCCTGACATGCACCGGGTTATTGtgagggggaagaggagaagcaggCAAGGCAGGGTGTACACCTCTATGTCCTCGGCTACCACCTATTTACACTTTCCCATCACTTCTTCAGTACGGAGTACAGACAGAGTACAGCTTGAGTGCAACCAAGCCTtccgtacctaggtaggtaccgAACAAGGTGCCTGAAGCAGCTCAATCAGTAACAGCGAGGGTCAGCGCGCCAGGCAGGCTGGCAAGGTACCTCAGGGGTACGTACTGCGTGGGCCAAGGTCCAGAGGTCCAAAGGATGAGAGACGGGGACTCTTTCCCAGGGAGTCCCCAAACGCAAACCCCCCTTATCGCATTGCCGAGGAAACCCTATCGAGTCATTCCATTGGCCCTTCAACCACTCCATTAACTGCACTAAGCCGCTTTCGGCGCCGTCAGCCACCCGCCAGCTCTTATCTTGGTCCGCTGCGTCACCCACTGGGGCGGCGAGACCGTCCATCCTAAGGCCGATACGGGTATGTGCTACCTACGGCTACCTCACCTCACCAGGAGCTGTGCGCACGCAACCGCCGCCACtgcttcccttccctttATATCTGCCCGCTCCCGCTCTCCGTAGCTCCATCGTCCGCCCTTCTACTCCATCTCCCCcatctctccccctccttcatcgacacccatccatcctcccaTTCCATCGAGTATTCGTCGTTTCCTGGCGTCTCCAGCAGTTCCATTTCCATTGTTTCCGTCATCGTAACGAGCGTCTCCGGTAGACTCTTCACACCACAACACAAGCCATCATGAGAGGTTTCCTTGGTGCtgtggccggcctcgctgcTGTTGCCAGTGCCACTCCTTCCCTCTCCATTGAGACCAtccacgacggcgccgcgccCATCATTTCCTCCACCAACGCCGAGACTGTCCCGAACTCGTACATCATCAAGTTCAAGAAGCACGTCTCGGACACTGGTGCCGAGGATCACCACAACTGGGTTCAGCAGCTTCACTCCTCCTCCCAGCAGGAGCGTCTTGAGCTGCGCAAGCGTGGCCAGGACTCCCTGGTCAACGATGCCTTCCACGGCTTGAAGCACACCTACAAGATTGGCAATGACTTCTTGGGCTACGCCGGTCACTTCGACGAGGCAACCATCGAGAAGGTCCGGAGGCACCCTGACGTAAGTTCGATTCTGACTCTGCGcgccccccctcttccccagACAATCTCGTCAAACCTCAGACCCACAATCCAAGTACGGCCTGCGGCAGagttggccttggccttcttgacaCCGTCGGGCTCGGATATGTCGGCTCGGCCGGCCTGTTTCGGTCATCACATCCCTCGTCCGGACTCGTTTGCTGACAAGACCTGAACAGGTCGAGTTCATCGAGGTCGACTCCGTTGTCCACACCCAGGTCCCCGTCAAGTCCCAGGTCGAGGACAAGTGCGATGGCGAGACCGAGAAGCAGGCCCCTTGGGGTCTGGCTCGTGTCTCCCACCGCAAGTCCCTGGGCTTCACCAACTACGACAAGTACCTTTACGCCGAGGATGCTGGCGAAGGCGTTGACGCCTACGTGATTGACACCGGCACCAACGTTGACCACGTTGACTTCGAGGGTCGTGCCAAGTGGGGCAAGACCATCCCCTCTGGCGaccaggacgccgacggcaacggccacGGCACTCACTGCTCCGGCACCATCGCCGGCAAGAAGTACGGTgtcgccaagaaggccaacgTCTACGCTGTCAAGGTCCTCCGCTCCAACGGCTCCGGCACCATGTCCGATGTCGTCAAGGGCGTTGAGTGGGCTGCCACCTCTCACACCGAGCAGGTCAAGGCTGCCAAGGACGGTAAGCGCAAGGGCTTCAAGGGCTCCGTCGCCAACATGTCTCTTGGTGGTGGCAAGACCCAGGCTCTCGATGCTGTCGTGAacgctgccgtcgacgcTGGCATCcacttcgccgtcgccgctggcAACGACAACGCCGATGCCTGCAACTACTcccccgctgccgctgccaagGCTGTCACCGTCGGTGCCACTGAGCTCGGCGACCGCCGCTCTTACTTCTCCAACTACGGAAAGTGCACCGACATCTTTGCCCCTGGCACCAACATCAAGTCCACTTGGATTGGCAGCAAGTACGCTGTCAACACCATTTCGGGCACTTCCATGGCCTCTCCCCACATCTGCGGTCTCCTGGCCTACTACCTCTCCCTCCAGCCTGCTTCTGACTCGGAGTACTCTGTTGCCCCCATCACCcccgagaagctcaagaaggcTCTCATCTCTGTTGGTACCGTTGGCGCCCTGGCCGACATCCCCAGAGACACCCCCAACGTCCTCGCCTGGAACGGCGGTGGCTGCAACAACTACACCTCCATTGTCGAGGCTGGCAGCGTTACTATCGAGCGTGAGGCCGAGGACTCTACCATTGATgacctcgagaaggccatcgaggatgACTTCGAGGTCCTCTCGGGCAAGGTTGTCAAGGGTGCCAAGAACGTTGGcagcaaggccgagaagtTTGCCAAGAAGATCCACAACCTGGTCGAAGAGGAGTTGAAGACATTCCTCAAGGAGACCGCCTTGTAAGCGTGGCTATTCTACAGCCCTGAATCACTCggtctttctttttcctttttctctctctcttgggTCAATGGCAATGTACGCATAGGGTTACTGCTGGATGGGCGGGATGGATGCATCGCTTCATAAGCTACATACAGATCTCATATAGCAGAACGATCAAGTTTCTTTACTAGTGCCGTGTCTGGTTCCCCATGCGTGTGCTGCACGTGAATGAACATTTCATGCTGGTTGTGTCTCGCAAAGAGAATGTTCCGTCTCTTAACTGTACATCCCTCGCTGTCTAACTGAGAGGAACCTGAAGGTTGGAAGTGGCGTATCTTGTTTCGTCCAAACTCTGACGTCTGTTCATGAGTAATCTCAACAAGCAGTTTCTGAGCTAGGGATGACGATGCTGAGATTGTTTGATGGAGCTCTCCATTTCGTCACTGGCAACCAATATCCCTTTCAGTCACGTCGCCTGGATCAATCTGTGTTTGAGACGATGCGGTTTTAATGCGCGCTCATCAATCTTAAAAGTCGGTTTACACGCTACTGCAACTGGAAAACGCCTGGAATGTTCCGCACTCCTCGTGAGGAAGGAATGACACAACACCAAAATCCTGTCGGCGCCACCTCATGCCTGCCCAACCCAGGGATCAGTCAGTCCCTCCTATCCCGCCCACCTGTGCCTGCCTTCGAATCCCGACGCGGCTTTCcatctttctttctctcacAAGTTTCGCTCAACCTCAGAGAAGGAGCTATCATGGATCTTCTGTCCTCGGTcgcgcttctccttgtcgtctTGCCAAAGCGACGGTATTCCTCCCGGTCCTCCTCCATaccatccatcatccaaTCTGTTCCTCACCGCCCATCATTCAAATCTTCACGACACTTCTTCATGCTCTCGCAGCTTACTTTTGGTTAGCTTCAGACCGTCTTTCGCACGTCGATCAACGGCAGCTTCACTTGAATCAGCTCTAGCCTCGCTCCTTTATACCTACACCGTCGCATAATCGCCCTGCTTCCTCCAGCCTGTAGCTATCCTACAACACACACTTCCACCTCTATGCGTCGACACGAGAGCAccaggtcgaggtcgacgttgaGCCGAAGCAAGTCCACAACCTCTGTTCGCTCAGCCATCCAGAGACTGGAGCATATCGATCCGGTCACCGCCGAAAGAGACGCCCACATCGCCGCTACCTTGTCCTTTGCACGCTCAGGGCTCGACCCGGGCACAGGAATGGGAGCTTCGGTTTCTCGGCATCACACCCGCTTGGCCACCATGAATGCCCGGCCAGCGGCCACTGTCAGCCACGACCGACCACAGAGCGAAAGGGGCTCCCAAGGCTACCACGAGAATGGCCTACGTCGCCAAAACAGTGTTCGTTTCGTTATACGAGAACCTCGATCGAAGCGACCGCAGACTCAAATTAGCAACGATGACTCCTCAGAAACGGGAACCGTTCGACGTCGAAGCGTTCTCAAAAATGTGGGAAATGGCCCCCTTGGCCAGGCTTCTGACAAAGTCGAACGCCCATTCGTGAGCACTTACACCACCAGCTACATCGATTCACTACCTCCAGTGGAGTCATTCGGGTCACCGGACGAATGCGGACCACCTCCGGCATCATATCGAAGGTTGCGTAAATCCCGATCAATGTTCGCCCCCTCGAACCCAAACTCTAAGACCAGCCACTCTTTCAACGACTGTTCGGAGCAGCCAAGTCCACAGCCATCGTTACGACGGAAATCCATGCAGAACACGAAGGGAAACAGCCCTTTGTCGAAGACCTTGGGGCTTCGCGCACCAAAATCGACCAGCTTCCTGAAGGTTCGCGGCGCTGGGAATGGTGCTAGCATCGGTACTCGGGAACAGAATGACTTGGTGGTTCAGGAGGCCGAAGACAGTTTTCGCAGAGACGTTGAAAACCAACAACACTTGAGGCCGCGGTCGTCGATTttcttctcgaagacgaagaaaagcCGGAGTCCTCTGGGTCTGCGCAAATCCATGAGAGACAACAGTTACGATACCCACTTCGACGGGTCCGCAAACGTCGTGACCGTCAGCAAGGACGTCTCCCTGAGGAGAAAGGCTCGAAAGGTCTCCAGCAG
This window contains:
- a CDS encoding Putative peptidase S8 propeptide/proteinase inhibitor I9 is translated as MRGFLGAVAGLAAVASATPSLSIETIHDGAAPIISSTNAETVPNSYIIKFKKHVSDTGAEDHHNWVQQLHSSSQQERLELRKRGQDSLVNDAFHGLKHTYKIGNDFLGYAGHFDEATIEKVRRHPDVEFIEVDSVVHTQVPVKSQVEDKCDGETEKQAPWGLARVSHRKSLGFTNYDKYLYAEDAGEGVDAYVIDTGTNVDHVDFEGRAKWGKTIPSGDQDADGNGHGTHCSGTIAGKKYGVAKKANVYAVKVLRSNGSGTMSDVVKGVEWAATSHTEQVKAAKDGKRKGFKGSVANMSLGGGKTQALDAVVNAAVDAGIHFAVAAGNDNADACNYSPAAAAKAVTVGATELGDRRSYFSNYGKCTDIFAPGTNIKSTWIGSKYAVNTISGTSMASPHICGLLAYYLSLQPASDSEYSVAPITPEKLKKALISVGTVGALADIPRDTPNVLAWNGGGCNNYTSIVEAGSVTIEREAEDSTIDDLEKAIEDDFEVLSGKVVKGAKNVGSKAEKFAKKIHNLVEEELKTFLKETAL